The Podarcis muralis chromosome 8, rPodMur119.hap1.1, whole genome shotgun sequence genomic sequence ttatcttaattttatttttagtgcagAATACATACGAGGCATATCTTCACTCAGTGGTTGCTAATAGGTGTAGAAAAGAATTAAGAAAGCCAAAATGTTCTGGCTACAATTACGCAAAAAAAATCAAACTCATGGGGTGCAATTAATTGTTGGTTCTGTTTTAAATTTGTGTTCATTTTATTGCTCAGATAGTTGGATGCTGTTTTGAAGCTGTAAATTAAATAGACATTTGGGAGGATGAACAGAAGCATTGGGGACAACAacagaatattatttatttatttattttggtaaaaTGTAAAATTAGACTCCGGTTTGGGTTTGAGGAAACTTGAGTGGCCTCTGTTATGTACTGTCTTCTGGGTGATATAACAATATCACTGTACTCAAAAATAAGACACCATTACAACTATTAACTAGTTAAAGCCActgcaacaaaaaacaaattgaaCGGTTTCTATTGACTTCTATTTTAGGAAAGTCTAGAGGAAAAATGTGTAGCCCAGTATTACAAAGGGTTTGAAACAGTGGAGTAGATCCAGGAATAGAGTGTATGTCTATATACCTAGACATAATACAAAACGATTGCATAATGTCTTGTGCAAAGATCACTACCAACTTTCAAAGTAAAAAGGTCAAAATCCTTCAACAGTGGCCAAACATACAGTTGTGtgatacagtattttttgcttgcttgcttgctagctTCTAGGGTTCTTTTCTCATAAAGGGAGTTCAAATATTGACTTTAGGTGTAGTAGCATAGCACTGCTAATAAATCAGTGAAGACTGAAACTCAGGAAGCAATAACAGAAAAGCAAAGTTTGACTTCACTGTAAAAACACACACGTACATCAATGCTAGCTGAGCTCCATGTATCTCTTGGGCACAATACAGCTAAAGTTCTATTAAGCTGATAGGAAAACACTGGACGGGGGGAAACTAGTTCCTTGTGTTTGCTACCCCAAGATGCAGTGATGGCAACCAATGTggatggacaaattcatggaggatccgACATTCAGTAGctgccagccatgatggctatgtcctaccttcactgtcagaggtAACATATGCCTGTGAATACCAGTTActaggaatcacaggtgggggtGCTGTTGTACTCAATTCCCGCTtaagggcttcccataggtatcagGTTGGCCATTGTAAAAATAAGATGCTGGAGACTAGATGAGCCTCTGACATCATCTGGCAGAGCTCTTCAGTTCATTTGCTTTTGGGTACTATGGCTTTCAACTGGAGAGCAAGCACATAAAGATCCCTTTGGTATCAATAGAATGCCTAAGTTTTATAAGCTCTGCCTGAAGTTTTCAGTAAGAATCGGATTTATTGTGTTGTGCAAAAATACAGGTAACGCATTCTAGaaaatggtctctctctctcttcatgcaTCTTAACAGTTTTGAAAAGAACGATTGGCTTACCTGAAGTGTAGATTTAAGAGTGGGATGCTGGGGACAGTGGACTGGGTGAGTCCTCTCACATGACTGCAGGCAGGAGCAAAGACTTGTGGAAGGCAGGCACTTGCTCAGTTTTTTTGGACTCGTcaaacagcataataataataataataataataataataataataataataatatatcatttacatctgggcagctcccaaccaaatcttaaaaacacaaaacagcattaaacattaaaaacttccctaaaccatACACCGAAGCACCTGAAAATGGAATATtagcctgcctccctcccagctCATAAACCAATTAAAAAGCAGAAGAGACAGAACTCCCTCTAAAAAATAGAAATCAGACCATCTTAGGGAAGGCCAGTGGATTGGGACATACCGCAGCACTTCCCAACAGCTGGGTGAGTCCACACTGCTGGCGCACTGATTACAAGACCTGAAGTAATACCGTGCGGCTAAAAGCCGCTTCAGCTGAAAACATTTGATCTAACTAATAATGTCTTGTGAAAGTGGAGGGAGACAACCAAATGACTGCCCTACAAATCTCCACTAATGGAGCATTGGCCATAAAGGCGGCCGAAGTTGAAGCTGACCTAGTCGAATGTGCAAAGGTAGGAGCTGGGCGGGGCAATTTCATGGTGTTAGAAGCTGATCATAAGATCATGCTGGTCCCAAACCAAACTGAGGTAAGGCATGCCATAATTTAAACAGAATTTATTGTTTAACATAATTGAAAATATAACATATACACATACAAATGGGTTACACCCTTTGAACATTACTGTTTAAATTCATCCCTGAGAGTCATAGTGCATTTCAGCTGAACCTGTCCTTTAGATGATAAAGTGCAAATTCATGTACTTGCTTGTaagaattggtttttttaaaaagaaactgacTGATTTGATATGTAAATATAATGTGTTGGCtgtgaagaaaaaaatatatcatcTCTGTTGGAGCATAAGAGAAAGATGCATATAGGCAGTTTTGCCATGGGCATCTAAAAGCTTGCCCTCTAATTATAAAAAAGGGGAGAGCATCATTTGAAAATATTACCAACATCTTTTTAGGATGCCATAAATTTTAGTAATAGCAGAAATTAATACATATCAGCAATTTAGTTTTGCAGAGAACTGATTAAAAAATGGACAAAAATGTATATGCATTCATTTAGTTGATGGTCTTCCATACTAGAAGCATGCATGGTTAGCTAAAGCTCCTGTCCCATATAGACCAGGAAGTAGTGCTGGAACGGTCTCTCAATTTGgtatttgtttctcatttttcaaatcttagattcagttctccacatttctgcatctgcataaaaaaaaaaccctcatgcaAATCCTTtcgcatttttgtgttttttatgcacacttttcctAAATTATATACcggtacatgcatttttgtaagcactgcttggaaaactgcattgcagatTCAGAtacatgtgaatttcaaaggattgctgtatTCCAGTTCTTGTTTtgataaatttggctttaaatgagaactgaatcaaatctctACCCTGCCAGCAAATAaattcattgaactcagtggggtttatttcTGAGAATGGTTATGTTTGCACTTTTAGTTCAATGCTGGTGTTCAACAGAATTTTTGCATGTACTAAAAatgccttgagcttcttggaaggaGCACCATTCcctctatttctgatgttcaAGAAATGAGTGCAGCTTCTTATAAAGCAAAAATGGCACTGCCCACACGCAAGCTGGGAATGTATCAGCAGGTATAGGGGTCTGCTGAAGAAGAAAGCATATTTAGGAAGAAGTCGGGAGGGATTCAAAAGATGCTCAAATGTTCAGTGGCCACAGCATGCTGACTGGCTGTTGAGagttcaaaaaagaaataaaaatggtgtgGCTGAGGAACGTGacagctggaatcctgaacagggaGCACATCACGTTGCAAATTTTGCTGCAGATCTGTTTCAGAATACAGAAGTGGGAGAACCTAAAGTTGAGCATAATCCTGAAAAATAACTGGggaggattctcagaaatgtTGCATTTTGCGAAATTAACCCAATTCGTAGTAGTTTTTAcactttttataaataaacagTAAAATCTCATTCaatacaaaatatataatttCATACCATTTTGTTTCCATTAACATAACTTTCAGAAGAAATGCTTTACAAACATTTTATTCATAAAGTTGGTTTTCTACAAAATGCCCTGAGATTTTTGCACCCTTTcaatgtttggttttttgttttttgaaatttcATTACAATGTCCATATTTTCTCAAAAGCAAGCATCAAGCTAAAGCCCTTTACTTTAGTGTGGGGGATGAGGAGATCATAATACACTTGTACAAAATCCGTAGACTTGTCTTTTCACTTATCCCCAAGCCAGTGCTTATGCAATCTATTTTTAATATTAGTTTCCCTTGCAAACATACTCTGTAGCTTAATACTCTTTTATGTTTAGAAAAATGTCTGATATCCAGACTAACTCTCCCTTCTTGGAGCTTTATCCCATTACCCCTTTTGTGGGACATCTGTTTTCCACCCCAAGAAAACTACCTTTTCCATATTTTAAACCTGTTCACAGATTCTCTAAATCTTTCCTTACATTTCTTGATGTATATACACTTTACCGTATCAGTTGCTCTCTAGATGATTTCTTCCCCTTTAAATTGTGTCATTCAGCTGGCCCCAATACAGCAACTTGACTTTTCTATTGATCTCAGTAGTGCTATCATGAGTCTCAGCCTCAGTTCAAGTCTTGCTTTTCACGGGAGACCCTTGCTTCTGTTTCTGAGCTgcttctgcttttttcttttcttcttcctctgctttcttcctttcttccttcagcTCTTTATACCTCCACTTAGGAATCTGCAGGTAAGCCCCATCACCGGCACTGCTTTTTCGTCTGACTTTCTCTGGCTGGAAAGTAGGTGGAGGCGCCTTGTTGATTCGGACTTTGGGGATGACAAATCCTGGACGCACACTGCTCCTTCTCAACAAGTGTAGTGGCAGCAAGCTTGATTTCCTTGGAACCACAATGCTAACCTGAGGTACATTTAGACTGAAAGGCTGGAGGCTGGCTCGCCTTTCCTTCTTTTTGGAGACTAACATAACTCTGGAGTTCTGAAACAACTTCTCGTAGCTGTTAAAATGGTCTTTGCTATCCATAGATTTGATTTCCTTGGCTCTTTGTTTCCTAAAGATCTCTTGTACAGCAGGCCTGCGTTTCCCTATGCCAGGCGGACTTCCAGGGCACACGGTCCTACAAGCTATGGCAACAAAAGAGCTCCTTAGACTTGTCGTCACCCGAACCATATGATCAAGGACACCATCATCTTCagggcctttgaagcctctggaAGCTATTATTGATCTGACGCCTTCCGAGATCTTTTGCAAACAGGTCTTTCGCTCTGCAGCCTTGGCAAGAAGTTCTTTCAACTTTGGCCATTCTAGCTCATAGTGGTCACAAAATTGCTCAGCACATGGCTTGTCCATAAGTCTTTGCATAAGATAGGCAGATTCTATTCTTCCTGTGAAACATGCCCATTCCTGAGATGTGAATCCACGGCCTGGGTCTGTGGCATAAATGTTTGCCcctcaaaggagagagagagagagagcgcgttagtttttttaaaaaatgcagctgaCCACATTATATAGGTAAAGCTAAGCATATCCTGAATTTTGTAAGATATTGCGTTAGGAAACTCTAAAACCTTAGCTGCTTGACAACTCTATTTTGACTGTCAGTTAATATTTTGATAAAACAACCcaattttactttgtttttttaGCTACACAAATTATTTAGATATTTGCTGCTCAGTACAGAATTGTAGTGAGAGCCAGCAGATATTGTTATGACCCCATAGCTATACCATCAGTGATGTTTAACATGTGTCATCATCACAACACAAGTAATAAGTGCTGCCTGACCTTGCATTTCATTGTCTCATTGAGTTGGAGTTTTAAAAAACACTGTATCAGTCTCAAAAGTCTTAATGAAGTACAGTTTTGTGATAATCTCTGAGGTATTTTAGATATTTGTTTAATTCGAATCGCCAGTAAAGAATGTTGTGGAAGTGTGTATTGGGAATGAATGGTTTTTCTAAGTTTTGTTCCTAGAAAAACATGATTCTACCATACACACGCTTCTCACATTAAACTTAAACTTCCATTTATCTTATTTTGTTACAGCCCATGGCAAGGGTGGTAACCTTTTGTAGACTAAGGGCCACATTACTCTGCATAAAACTGTTTGTGGCCCCATATTAGTGGGCATGGCTAGATCCAAGCTATTTCCTGTAGatacaaatacagtcgtaccttggttctcaaatggaatccattccagaagtccatttgatttttgaaaaccaaggcgcagcttccgattggctgcagcagcttcctgcattccattggaagccacgtcagacgtttggcttccaaaaaatgttcgcaaaccagaacactcatttctgggtttgtggcgtttgggagccaaaacgttcgagtcacaaggcgttcaagaaccaaggtacaactgtatcataATTAAATAAGTGTATCTCCACTCAAGTTTCTCCTTTACTTTTCTTTAGCCTTTTACTTTTCAACATTTGTtttcaacatttctttttaacatttgttaaatgaTATTGCAGACTACATTTTAATCTGTCCTGTCTCTGAAAATGGCAAAAGGAACTCTGTAATCCCGGAAGAATGCAAATAGTGTCAATGCATAGTTGAACAGCAAAATTTCACATACAGCTGTTTAAAACCTCAAACTTCAAAATGCAGTTACATCCCCAAAACTGCATGCATGCTATTGCAAAAtgcatggattattattatttctatatttgCAAGGAACAAAAGTCTGCTGAGAAGTGTTTCCCTCTGTGATGATCTTATTGCAAAGGAACTGCGATTGACATAACATCAAACCCACCCCAGAGGGCCAGATGAAATTTGGCTGTGGTCACATTTGTCTACACATATTCAGTTTTAAATCATTTTATATTACATTTGCACTTGCATTTGAAAGCAGAGTATCTCTAAATGTAGCAAATTACAGGTGTAGGGTTTGCAACAGATAGATATACAATTAATAGAAGGACTGCAATTCAGAAAAAGAATGGTATCTAAGGGAGTCTTGCTCATAtgctcctctttctccccccccccccctgcctgccaTGTAAACTGTACACCACAGTCAGCTCCAAAAACGGACTGGAAGGGGGAATGGCCAGGAGACTCGGAATGTTAGGTCTACAATGGACCTTTCATTTTGCAGATGAAAGCAAAATTACACATACTAAACAGCCAACAAAAAAGTaccagtaaaaaacaaacaaaagctattGAAAGGACGAATGGAAGAGATGTGAATAGTGTTTGCTGACAATTCCAGCACACCAGATGGCACAGCCAGAAACCCAAATCTGTGGATTTAGGCTAATCTCATGAATGGTTAAGAGGTTAATTTGAGATTACATCTGACCAGAATAAGTCAGTGAAAGGTATATCTATCTGAAACCATCCAATGCCAGACAGGAAAAGGAGGAAAGGTGATAGGAAGATGTGGTTCGCTGACCCCTCCTTATCTCTAGCCCTTATACTGGCAAATACTAAGGCACACTACTCTATATTCTGCTAAATAAAAAATGttggctgtgtttttgttttatatttatttaacaacaaaaaatggCATTATGTATTCCTCCTCATGTAATTTTCTGCTGTTTTATCTCAAGGAAACTCAAAGTAGTTGACTGCTTTTCCTGCTCTAGGCATTGAAGTTTTGCTACTCCATGTGTGTACATTCCCAGCTGTTCTTAAGATTGTATTTCAGGATCAAGTGCACCAAAATTAGGCTGTTTACCTGTAATGGTGGCCATCTGTGCAGTCACACTTGAGTGTAAAACATTTTCAGGAGTTTATAATATGTTAGTCAGGGGGTTAGTATTCCTGTCCCCTCCTTTCAGGGAGAAGGGTTGGCCTGAAAcaggtgaggcagttgcctcctgTTCAGTTCCTTCAGCCTTGCCATGATGATTTCAACGAACTGACGGCACCAGCAGTGAAGAAACTACATGAGCTGTGACTGCACAGATGACCAATCAAATAACACAATTTACTGGTAAGCAACTTGTCTTTCCTGTTGGATCTCTCTCCAATCGCACAGATGGGTGACTGGAGAATACCTTGGAGTGTGTGCTGGTACCATCACTGAAAGAGACGCTGAAGATAATATGAACATTTATCCCACGGAACACAAAGATTGAATCAAGTAATAAATAGTGAATGAATAGTAGAAAAAATACAGAGCTCAGATAATGTTTTCTGTGTTATTGTTGTCGTAGGGCTaagaaaagaaatgaatggaATACAGTATTCTCAGCTCTTGACTCCAGCATCCTCTCTGCCTAAATGGGGAAATTCTACCAGTAAAGCTCTAGATAGAAAATACTGAAGATTGTCTGCACAGTGACCACAAATAAGTCTTCTCTAATAGCTTGTCAATTTTTTGCTGTATGTTCTTTCTCAGGAAATCTATTTGGGACACAAGATTTGCTTTAAACACTACTGAAGTATTGCAGTGACTTCTTTAAAACTAATCCCACATGAACATAAATGAGGTTAGGTACTTTGCTACCTGGGTCACACATGAATATTCAAGTCCTCCTTCCAAGTGTCATGGCATTCTATCAATTACATTCTGAATTACATTGAGTCTGAAAATCAGCTTGTAAGAAACGTGTCCATCTCCACTTAGACCTGATTTTCCAGAGAGAAATCTAATATTACAAACGGGGGTTTTTTCAGAATAAGTAACCTGGACATCCCAGTCAGTTTGGAATATTAATATTCCATTAAATTAATACCGCTACACATATTGCAATATTATCTGCAAATGAAATATGCTTGAAGTATCTgagctgaggtttccagcaaaaaCATCAGAAAAACTCCAAGTTTATAGGAACTTTTGagcccttcttttttaaaacggCAATATTAACGTAGATGTTTCATAGCTTCATTTTTCGACTCATTTCAGTATGAGTAAATTGGTCACGTAatagcctactcagaagtaaatcttatTGAATGAATGGGGCTGACTCCCAAGAAAAGTGGGGTTAGGCTCAAGTTTTGCAAATATTTCAAACAACTGCGGGAGTCCACAGCAACCTAACTAGCATAGGAGAAATTTACAGCTGAGAATATTTGTGCAATTTCCTTTAGATGGGTTGAAATTGTGTATCTTACCATTTTACCATATGTTAAACCATATTTAACAAATGGGagccttcaggtatttgaataGAAGAACATGTTTGTATCTCGTGTGAATTCCTGTTCTGTAATATTTGCTAAAAGCAATGAGTAATCACTATGGTTTGCCCTGGCTTAGGGATACTCTCTCAAAATAAGGCTGCAATAGCTTAGCTCTGTTTCTCCTGAGCCTTTTGGCAATAAATCCATGTTTCATCCTCTTTAGCACTCTACAAGCTCCATTATTTCTTGCAATTGCTGAGCAGTCCTTAATCCATGAATTATTTCTAAATATAATGTCTGGCCAGTAGCTGCCATCCTGATAGCTTCCCTAAAATGAGCAGAAGTAATAGCCCATCTCCACATCACTTTGCTATTAACCCGTTTCCTGATAACCTGAAATGCACAAAAAACACTCTGGTCTCCATGAACTACTGAAATAACCCTGTGAATAAAAATTGTAAATTTTCAAGAGGTGTGTTTTTAGTTTTCTATTGTTATTGCAGATATTTAGTAACACTGTCTTAATTATGTTGTATGTCCCCCCTCAGCCCCCAGTTGGAAGAGTGAtacagaaaattttaaaaagcctgctGCCAGTTAAAGTCAACTTCAGAGGCTCTGCTCCATCCTTATGTAACATCAGACGATGGGCACTCAAGACAGTCTTTTTAGTGGTGGAACCACAACTGTGAAATGCCTTCTCTGTAGAGACATGCCAGGGCTCTTCTCTTTTAAGCTTCAGCTGATTGCTggagacttttctttttttctatttcagggtgcttttaatataattttaGTATTCCAATTGTTACTCTCTGCTTTTAATTCAGCTGCTTTGTCTGCTTttcctattgtgttttatgaaaGTTCTGCACTATGCAAACTTATTTTTGCAAGGGTTAGTACAAGTTCACTGGGTTATGCCTTCCATTTAAACTGAGTATGTAAACCCTGTAGGCACTGAAAGGAAATTTCAGCTGCCCTAGATTGTGTTTGGTACTGGTTTTGCAAAATATGGTAGAATATTCatgtttataaataaattaatgaatTTAGTTTCCTTAATGAGATCCATTTGTAGAAAATTCAGTGGTGGAAAACAACAATAAGCAACAATGGTTttgaatttctctctccctctctctttctttgtccAGTCTGTAATTAGAGtaggcagggctgccaagagaGTAAATATCAAGAACTGCAGTCCTTCATTTAGAAGTAGTCTTTACAGTAGTTCAAGGGAATGAGGATAATGAAGCAGAGGATTTTTCTATACCTGCCAACATTAAAGCTCTGATGCATTCACTCCGGCCTTGCATTGCAGACTTCATGAGTGCAGTAAATCCAAAGACATTCCTTTTCTCAATATCAAGGCCAGGATAATAGTTTAATAAATACTGTGTAATAGTAATATGTCctacaaaaaaagaataaaaaatatcaATACAAAAGTGTATTATTTTCAAACCACTGTGAATTCTACTTGTTTTATTTTAACTCTCATATTCTGAAGCTTCAGGACAGATCACACACACTCCTCAGAGTCAAATAACCACtaagctatcatcatcatcatcatcatcatcatcaaatttattatttatacctcgcccatctggctgggtttccccagccactctgggcggctcccaactgaatattaaaaacacaatacagcattaaacattaaaaacttccctaaacaaggttgccttcagatgtcttttaaaagtaaaatagttgcttattgccttgacatctgatgggagggtattccacagggcaggtgccactaccgagaactaTAAAATGCTATGGCTTGGTTCAATCCTAAGATAAGGAAGTTAACAAAATGGGTTTCACCCTCTCCTTCCCACACAGTCACTGGTGCTCCCTGAATATGTCTCTCTCAATGGTTGGCAAATACACATACAGATCAGTTACTTCTTTTCCTTAGAAATGAAAGCTATGCAAAATTTTGTTTGCAGTATATTAACCGAAATTTAATGGAAAGTTGATTTGGTCTATTATTCATATTCCCTATCCCTGCTCAGAAGGATAATTTAAGCTAATCATGGCAGAAGGTGGGTTCTAGGACGTAGTGTTCATACAATTTAGTGCCAAATAGATTAAAGCAGTACCTTTGAGTTATGCCTGGAAAGCTATAGGAAGCTAATTGAAACACTGGATAATGAATCCAGTTTCCTCCTAGCCACTCATTGCCATCACATGCAATTTCCAAATAATTACCAGTGGCAGGCCTACATAGAATGCTTGAGAGTTATAAATATGATCACATTAATGGTAATTTGTGAGAGTCTATGGTAAGTGGAAATAATAGTTTAAAGATCTGTTGTTGCCTTGCCAGCCATAGGAGGGTTCAGTTTCCCAACTCTGCTGTAAAACCCTGGTCATTAAGCTTCTACTATCCTGAACTAGCAACAGGACAGATTATGAACTAAAATGactgagtaaataaataaatatagatgatagatagatagatagatagatgatagatagatagatagacacagTATATATATTCTTAGAAATGCTTTTAGCAGACCATATCAGGCATAATCTCCAGCAGAAGGTCTGCCTGCTTTGCCAGTATCACTGAAATATGTAGAGTGGTAAAAATCTATCACAGGCTAAAATTATAGACGCTAGGGAGCTAACAGTCTGAAGACCAATTAAACCATCAAGCCCTTGTAATTGGACTGACAGAACAAGACAAACATCTAGTGCCATTATTGCTCATTCAGAACATTTTCCCCCACTTGTCATTTGTTGTATGATGGGTTGATGGTTTGTGTAATAATGTAATCTGTCAGccagctgcaacaacaacaacttaattaCTGTAAGCTGTATAAAAAAGTTCCCTCGTCTTATTTTGCAGTCCAGTTAAATATTCTGCAATACATGTCAGTCAGTTAAATTTATCCAAGaatgtttatgaagaagtttcaTACAAGCAATTAAACAAAATCCATAGCAGAACATCTGGTACAGTTTTAATGATCAGTGGCTTCATGGCACCCAAACAAATCTACATATTCTAGAAGGAGGAGAGCTGCATGTTTATCTATTTAAGCAGCTTTAATTACGCTCAGGTATTTTATGGACAGCTGTGCTCTTTGGTTGCCTCTTTCCTAACTGGAGCCCTTTTTTAGAGTCCTTCTACCTAGATAGCGACAGGGTACAATAATGCAAAATTATGAAAGAAGTGAAAATGTCAGGCATTCATTTGGAGTGTCTCTACTTGCCTTGTTCTTAGGGACGTTTCTGATTTGAACTTCTGATATTTTCCCGTCCTTATCATGTGCTCATGTCCTTTTAAATTGATCAGCAATGGGCTCTGCTGGAGATCCTTACCATTGTCTGATCACCCAACCCCAAACACTCTTAGGCCTACATAACTTCAGAACATTCCTAGACTTTCTAGGCAATTTAAAGTACAAAAATCAAGACATAGGCATGCCCAACTCCACAAAACCCCGTAGAGCAGATTCAAACAACCACTTTGGAAACTGCTTTTCCATCATTACTAATTTATATCACTGGTGCTCTCTGAGCACCAATGAGTCACTAGAAATGGAAAAGCAGCCAAAATGTTCCTGCAGAAACCAGGTACCTGATCCTTACAAATAATATCCTTTCAAAGGGCTGCATTAAGTGCAAAGTCCTACTGCAATCCGTGGAAAATAACTTCATTTCTATAAAATGAATCTAGATTTTCCTTTCAAGGTATCTTTTCCCTCCTATTTCTCAAGTAAAGGGCTTCTGATAATAATTGTTCACAACTGCATTAAAACTATTTCATTACTGAGGTGCCCAGTATTGATGACATTCTGAACGTGCCCCTAACTGCTTAAGCTTCTGTTTACCTGAACTGAGACCTGTGCTAATTTCCTCATGGTAATAAAagaaaaatcatgccaaaaaaattgaaaaagcaTGCCTCAGCAGACTCTCAGCCTTACTTTGCCACCTGCAAAATGGGTGGCAGCCCTTACAGAATTGTTAGAAATAGAATCTCTAACTAACAGAAAAGGCCTTACTATTTTTGAGTAAAACTGAGTAAAAGTTAGTAGCAGTATTTTCATAGTACATGCTTCAACATTAGAATTTGGGGGTTTACATCaccgtgccctccagatgtttttgggctccCGGCTTgcaccagtcccagccaacatggccattggccagggattatggaagccgtagtccaacatctgaaggCCACCATTTTGGCCACCGCGGTGCAGTTCATACATGTGCACTAAGGACATAAGgctcaggctgtgtacacaccaatcCCTTTGTAGTACCAAAGCATACTTTTTGTCACTCTGGAATTGTTCATGGTCGTCCTcagcatgctgctttcaatcttgATTGACTCTAAATCCTGCCATccagaagggtgggtgggtgtggttatCGGATAACCATTTGAAAAACCTCCATTGATTAGGTTATCaatgccttttcctccctgcatATGCCCTGGGTGAATGAAGAAGGGAAGGTGTGGATACACTCCCCCATTGCTGGAACCACcttcatctgttttcaaatgaacACACTGTGGGGAAAcgcagaatcaatctgcaatgaaCTTTTATTTTGGAATGAACCAACCAGTTTTTCAAAATGCACTTTTCAGGAGCAAAAATATGCACtagatctagattgtgtgtggactaCAAAGAAAAAGGAAGTACTCAGACTCTCACTGattctaaaataaaatgtcatTCATATGCAGTCTCAGTCCTCCAGCTCAATATTTCACTTTGGGTAGTATTGAGCTAAACAGCTGTGCTAGAAATAGGATTAGAGCTGGTGCAATGGGatttccctccttttctccaCCCCTCATGCATACCCCATGCCATACCCAAAGatgttc encodes the following:
- the ANKRD33B gene encoding ankyrin repeat domain-containing protein 33B isoform X1, with the protein product MVLLSGDGKAAGEGRSPAAAKHLAVPPSEPAGPGAAAPEGSVAVGSSPAAGAERSRRGSEGDGGGAEGGSDEDDAGGDYEEYEDFSDLPDTRSIASDDSFYPPRADGDSDDGDDWSLGESDSSTGSPEALTLFRACCTNNAVALRAIIRQGPEEKEAKETDRNKRTGLIVACYQGFVDIVIALAQCPHIDVNWQDNEGNTALITAAQAGHITITQYLLNYYPGLDIEKRNVFGFTALMKSAMQGRSECIRALMLAGANIYATDPGRGFTSQEWACFTGRIESAYLMQRLMDKPCAEQFCDHYELEWPKLKELLAKAAERKTCLQKISEGVRSIIASRGFKGPEDDGVLDHMVRVTTSLRSSFVAIACRTVCPGSPPGIGKRRPAVQEIFRKQRAKEIKSMDSKDHFNSYEKLFQNSRVMLVSKKKERRASLQPFSLNVPQVSIVVPRKSSLLPLHLLRRSSVRPGFVIPKVRINKAPPPTFQPEKVRRKSSAGDGAYLQIPKWRYKELKEERKKAEEEEKKKAEAAQKQKQGSPVKSKT
- the ANKRD33B gene encoding ankyrin repeat domain-containing protein 33B isoform X3, whose product is MVLLSGDGKAAGEGRSPAAAKHLAVPPSEPAGPGAAAPEGSVAVGSSPAAGAERSRRGSEGDGGGAEGGSDEDDAGGDYEEYEDFSDLPDTRSIASDDSFYPPRADGDSDDGDDWSLGESDSSTGSPEALTLFRACCTNNAVALRAIIRQGPEEKEAKETDRNKRTGLIVACYQGFVDIVIALAQCPHIDVNWQDNEGNTALITAAQAGANIYATDPGRGFTSQEWACFTGRIESAYLMQRLMDKPCAEQFCDHYELEWPKLKELLAKAAERKTCLQKISEGVRSIIASRGFKGPEDDGVLDHMVRVTTSLRSSFVAIACRTVCPGSPPGIGKRRPAVQEIFRKQRAKEIKSMDSKDHFNSYEKLFQNSRVMLVSKKKERRASLQPFSLNVPQVSIVVPRKSSLLPLHLLRRSSVRPGFVIPKVRINKAPPPTFQPEKVRRKSSAGDGAYLQIPKWRYKELKEERKKAEEEEKKKAEAAQKQKQGSPVKSKT
- the ANKRD33B gene encoding ankyrin repeat domain-containing protein 33B isoform X2, whose product is MVLLSGDGKAAGEGRSPAAAKHLAVPPSEPAGPGAAAPEGSVAVGSSPAAGAERSRRGSEGDGGGAEGGSDEDDAGGDYEEYEDFSDLPDTRSIASDDSFYPPRADGDSDDGDDWSLGESDSSTGSPEALTLFRACCTNNAVALRAIIRQGPEEKEAKETDRNKRTGLIVACYQGFVDIVIALAQCPHIDVNWQDNEGNTALITAAQAGHITITQYLLNYYPGLDIEKRNVFGFTALMKSAMQGRSECIRALMLADPGRGFTSQEWACFTGRIESAYLMQRLMDKPCAEQFCDHYELEWPKLKELLAKAAERKTCLQKISEGVRSIIASRGFKGPEDDGVLDHMVRVTTSLRSSFVAIACRTVCPGSPPGIGKRRPAVQEIFRKQRAKEIKSMDSKDHFNSYEKLFQNSRVMLVSKKKERRASLQPFSLNVPQVSIVVPRKSSLLPLHLLRRSSVRPGFVIPKVRINKAPPPTFQPEKVRRKSSAGDGAYLQIPKWRYKELKEERKKAEEEEKKKAEAAQKQKQGSPVKSKT